A stretch of the Notamacropus eugenii isolate mMacEug1 chromosome 2, mMacEug1.pri_v2, whole genome shotgun sequence genome encodes the following:
- the BUD23 gene encoding 18S rRNA (guanine-N(7))-methyltransferase isoform X2, with the protein MACSGRRPEHRGPPELFYNEDEARKYTHNSRMIEIQTQMSERAVELLSLPEDQPCFLLDVGCGSGLSGDFISEQGHYWVGIDISPAMLDVAVDREVEGDLLQGDMGQGIPFRPGSFDGCISISAVQWLCNADQKTHNPAKRLHRFFSSLYSALTRGARAVLQLYPENAEQLELITAQAMKAGFTGGMVVDFPNSAKAKKFFLCLFAGPSGVLPKGLGTECGDGQEAKESKFSNERIRYKTAKGKSVKKSRDWILEKKERRRRQGKEVRADTRYTGRKRRPHF; encoded by the exons ATGGCGTGCAGCGGCCGGAGGCCGGAGCACCGCGGGCCCCCGGAGCTG TTTTACAACGAGGACGAGGCCCGGAAGTACACTCACAA CTCGCGGATGATTGAAATCCAGACGCAGATGTCCGAGCGGGCAGTGGAGCTCCTTAGCCTGCCCGAGGACCAGCCCTGCTTCCTCCTGGATGTTGG TTGTGGTTCTGGGCTCAGTGGTGACTTCATCTCGGAACAGGGGCACTACTGGGTGGGCATTGACATCAGTCCTGCCATGCTGG ATGTGGCTGTGGATCGGGAAGTGGAAGGAGACCTGCTTCAGGGGGACATGGGTCAGGGCATCCCCTTCAGGCCGGGGTCATTTGATGGTTGTATTAG CATTTCTGCTGTTCAGTGGCTCTGCAATGCTGACCAGAAGACGCACAACCCTGCCAAGCGCCTGCACCGCTTTTTTTCATCCCTTTATTCTGCTCTG ACCCGAGGAGCTCGAGCGGTCCTGCAGCTTTATCCTGAGAATGCTGAGCAG TTGGAGCTGATTACAGCCCAGGCAATGAAGGCCGGTTTCACTGGAGGTATGGTGGTGGACTTCCCCAACAGTGCTAAAGCTAAGAA GTTCTTCCTCTGTCTGTTTGCTGGCCCTTCAGGTGTGTTGCCTAAG GGCCTGGGCACTGAGTGTGGAGATGGGCAAGAGGCGAAAGAGTCCAAGTTCTCCAATGAAAG GATCCGGTATAAGACAGCAAAGGGGAAGTCAGTGAAGAAGAGCCGAGACTGGATCCTGGAGAAGAaggagcggcggcggcggcagggCAA GGAGGTCCGAGCTGATACACGTTACACTGGCCGCAAGCGCAGGCCGCACTTCTGA
- the DNAJC30 gene encoding dnaJ homolog subfamily C member 30, mitochondrial yields the protein MAALAGRRWSPLLWSAGRKEARASSGAGGGGGSWARKDQASGGSSRYSRTALYDLLDVPVTATQAQIKAAYYRQSFLYHPDRNSGSAEATERFTRISQAYLVLSSTALRRQYDRGLLGADYGVAPPAPPPRRPAHAQAASGPPRARPAPGGQHMFDFDAFYRAHYGEQLEREQRLRARREAMRKAREERARAGPRWDDSLILGLLLFLGFLGLAHVK from the coding sequence ATGGCGGCCCTTGCCGGCCGGCGGTGGTCGCCGCTCTTGTGGTCTGCCGGGCGAAAGGAAGCCCGGGCCAGCTCCGGCGCTGGCGGCGGGGGCGGCTCTTGGGCTAGGAAGGACCAGGCAAGTGGCGGCTCCTCCAGGTACTCGCGCACGGCGCTGTATGACTTGCTGGACGTCCCGGTCACGGCCACTCAGGCGCAGATCAAGGCAGCCTACTACCGGCAGAGCTTCCTCTACCACCCGGACCGCAACTCGGGCAGCGCGGAGGCAACGGAACGCTTCACGCGCATCAGCCAGGCCTACCTGGTGCTAAGCAGCACCGCCCTGCGCCGCCAGTACGACCGCGGCCTGCTGGGTGCGGACTACGGGGTCGCGCCCCCGGCCCCTCCGCCGCGGCGACCCGCGCACGCGCAAGCCGCCTCGGGCCCCCCGCGGGCGCGCCCCGCGCCCGGCGGCCAGCACATGTTCGACTTCGACGCCTTCTACCGCGCGCACTACGGCGAGCAGCTGGAGCGGGAGCAGAGACTGCGGGCCCGGCGCGAGGCCATGCGCAAGGCCCGCGAAGAACGCGCCCGCGCCGGCCCGCGCTGGGACGACAGCCTGATCCTGGGCCTGCTGCTCTTCCTGGGCTTCCTAGGCCTTGCCCACGTTAAGTAG
- the BUD23 gene encoding 18S rRNA (guanine-N(7))-methyltransferase isoform X1: MGMMHPLPPEVVVRNRGALSAFLRGRGLSTPGAALPRSRMIEIQTQMSERAVELLSLPEDQPCFLLDVGCGSGLSGDFISEQGHYWVGIDISPAMLDVAVDREVEGDLLQGDMGQGIPFRPGSFDGCISISAVQWLCNADQKTHNPAKRLHRFFSSLYSALTRGARAVLQLYPENAEQLELITAQAMKAGFTGGMVVDFPNSAKAKKFFLCLFAGPSGVLPKGLGTECGDGQEAKESKFSNERIRYKTAKGKSVKKSRDWILEKKERRRRQGKEVRADTRYTGRKRRPHF, from the exons atgggaatgatgcaTCCCCTGCCTCCCGAGGTGGTTGTGAGGAATAGAGGAGCCTTGAGCGCCTTCCTTCGGGGGAGGGGGCTTTCCACGCCCGGGGCAGCGCTTCCTCG CTCGCGGATGATTGAAATCCAGACGCAGATGTCCGAGCGGGCAGTGGAGCTCCTTAGCCTGCCCGAGGACCAGCCCTGCTTCCTCCTGGATGTTGG TTGTGGTTCTGGGCTCAGTGGTGACTTCATCTCGGAACAGGGGCACTACTGGGTGGGCATTGACATCAGTCCTGCCATGCTGG ATGTGGCTGTGGATCGGGAAGTGGAAGGAGACCTGCTTCAGGGGGACATGGGTCAGGGCATCCCCTTCAGGCCGGGGTCATTTGATGGTTGTATTAG CATTTCTGCTGTTCAGTGGCTCTGCAATGCTGACCAGAAGACGCACAACCCTGCCAAGCGCCTGCACCGCTTTTTTTCATCCCTTTATTCTGCTCTG ACCCGAGGAGCTCGAGCGGTCCTGCAGCTTTATCCTGAGAATGCTGAGCAG TTGGAGCTGATTACAGCCCAGGCAATGAAGGCCGGTTTCACTGGAGGTATGGTGGTGGACTTCCCCAACAGTGCTAAAGCTAAGAA GTTCTTCCTCTGTCTGTTTGCTGGCCCTTCAGGTGTGTTGCCTAAG GGCCTGGGCACTGAGTGTGGAGATGGGCAAGAGGCGAAAGAGTCCAAGTTCTCCAATGAAAG GATCCGGTATAAGACAGCAAAGGGGAAGTCAGTGAAGAAGAGCCGAGACTGGATCCTGGAGAAGAaggagcggcggcggcggcagggCAA GGAGGTCCGAGCTGATACACGTTACACTGGCCGCAAGCGCAGGCCGCACTTCTGA